Part of the Eshraghiella crossota genome is shown below.
AGTGGCAGCGAGGCGACAGTCTTCCGACCGTTGACAACCTGTACGCCCTGAGCAGGTTGTTCGGTACGTCGGTTGATGACATACTGAGGGGCAGCAGAGAGAAGGACGAAAGTTCTTCTCTTCCGGTGTATAGGGATTTTTATGAAACTAAACTGGCAGGTTAGTTTAAGAAGTATATGTGATCTGATAAGATTATAGCGGAGGTGCTAGCGATTATGTATATTTTAAATCTTGAAGATAATGTCTTTAAACATCATGATATATGCAGAGCTATTGAAAGAGGCTCTTTTGAGAATCTGAAGATAGATTGCGTTGGAAATCTTACAGATGGGCTAAGTAAAATAGAAGGAGCAATTAGAAAGGGAAAACCTTATGATTTAATAATTACTGATATGTGGTACCCTGAAAAATCTGGTGAAGCCGATAATAACTCAGGAGAGATTTTGATAAAAGAAGTCAGAGAAAGAGGCTGGGACGTTCCGATTATACTATGCTCTTCTGTGAATTATTGTTATCCTGGTATACTCGGTTCAATTCATTATTCTGAAAAGGAAGACTGGGAAACGGAACTTGTAAGATTAATCAGGAAGCTTTAGTACTGAGAGCACTCGCAGCAAAATTACTGCGGGTGTTTTTTTAAATAATATTGAAAGATTATTATGCGAGGTAATCAATAATGGAAATAATTGAACTTATGAAAGAAAGACACAGTGTAAGGCAATATACGGATAAGAAAATTGAAAAAGAAAAGAGAGAAGTTTTAAATGCTCTCATTGCTAAGATTAATCAAAAAGCGGGACTGCATATTCAAATAATTTATGATGAGCCGAAATGTTTTAACTCAATGATGGCACATTACGGAAAATTTGATGGTGTGAATAATTACATTGCACTTGTCAGGGAAAAATCAAAACCAGATGAAGCTCTTGGATACTACGGCGAACAGATTGTTTTGAAAGCACAGGAGCTTGGACTTAATACCTGTTGGGTTGCTATGACACACGGAAAGAGTAAAGCACAAATTGACAAAGGAGAAAAACTGGTATGCCTGATTTCTCTTGGTTATGGTAAAACCGCTGGAGCAGCCCATAAAAGTAAAAAGTTAAGTGAAGTTTGTAACTATAAAAAAGATATGCCGGAATGGTTTTTGTCCGGGATGGAAGCAGCACTTCTTGCACCGACAGCAATGAACCGGCAGAAATTTTATTTTGAACTATTGCCTGATAATAGTATAAAAATAACTTGCGGGAAGGGATTATACACAAAGCTTGATTTGGGAATTGTGAAATATCATTTTGAGGTAGTATCGGGCAAAAGAATATAAAGATAATTTATATCTTGCCAATATATGAAATACGTCAGCAAAGGAGGGTGATTGTGTATGAAAAATAAATTAATATTTACTTCGTATGGGCTTACAACCAAAGAGGGACAAAAGCTAATTGGCAAAGAGCTTGGGTCTTATGAATTAGAGGACAAAAAGATATTTTTATTTCATGAACCACATTATTATACGGAATCAATACTTGTGATGGCATGCGTTAATTTGGGATTTAAAGAGGAAAATATAATTTTATCAGGACATCAAATGAGTAATCAGGAAGTTTTGGAATGTGATATCTATTATTGCGGAGAAGGCAACACGTTTGAGAAGCTATCCATATTAAGAGAAAGAGGGTTGGATAGCATAATCAAAGAAGGATTTAAGACGGGAAACAAAATATATATCGGTTGCAGTGCAGGTGCAACTATTGCAGGCGTGAGTGTTGAGGAGGTAAAAGACTTTGATAAAAATAACGTTGGTATGACAGATTTTTCCGGTTTAGGGTTGTTTGACGGGATTATTATTCCTCATTATACAAAAAAGGAATTGAAACGTTATATTAGCAACAGCTATGGGATCAAAGATAAATACAAAAGTGTTCTTTCAGTATCAAACGAAAAGAGTTTGGTCATGGAGGTATCTTAGGATATACAGAATCAAAATTTTTATATAAACGTTTTTATGGAAATTGAGTTGTCAATGAACAAATTTTTTAGTTCAATAAATTGTAATTTTTTAAACTATATAATATAATTGGTACAAAAATAAATGAATTTTTGAACTAAAGAATGATATAGTTCAAAAAAAGGAAAGAAAATGAACTATATTATTGTTAGTAAAGATATCTAAAGTATAAGTGGATTTTTAACAAGGATTGTGCTATTCTTAGAGTGACAGATAAAGTGGATGATTACCTTGGAATACACGAATTAAGGTAATGTCGCAAGGAGGTTTTTGATATGTACGAAATGAAACCGGAGTATTACATAGGAATTGAAATGATTGATGAGGAGCATAAGCAGCTTTTTAAATATGCGGATGAAGCTTATGAACTGCTTAATGATGAATTTACACCGGATAAATATGATAAAATCGAGGCAATTCTCATAAAG
Proteins encoded:
- a CDS encoding helix-turn-helix domain-containing protein, whose translation is MEYPVLDAKATGARIKEIRKAYHIKVEEIARFMGFESDQAVYKWQRGDSLPTVDNLYALSRLFGTSVDDILRGSREKDESSSLPVYRDFYETKLAG
- a CDS encoding nitroreductase family protein, with protein sequence MEIIELMKERHSVRQYTDKKIEKEKREVLNALIAKINQKAGLHIQIIYDEPKCFNSMMAHYGKFDGVNNYIALVREKSKPDEALGYYGEQIVLKAQELGLNTCWVAMTHGKSKAQIDKGEKLVCLISLGYGKTAGAAHKSKKLSEVCNYKKDMPEWFLSGMEAALLAPTAMNRQKFYFELLPDNSIKITCGKGLYTKLDLGIVKYHFEVVSGKRI
- a CDS encoding Type 1 glutamine amidotransferase-like domain-containing protein; amino-acid sequence: MKNKLIFTSYGLTTKEGQKLIGKELGSYELEDKKIFLFHEPHYYTESILVMACVNLGFKEENIILSGHQMSNQEVLECDIYYCGEGNTFEKLSILRERGLDSIIKEGFKTGNKIYIGCSAGATIAGVSVEEVKDFDKNNVGMTDFSGLGLFDGIIIPHYTKKELKRYISNSYGIKDKYKSVLSVSNEKSLVMEVS